From the Bombus vancouverensis nearcticus chromosome 3, iyBomVanc1_principal, whole genome shotgun sequence genome, one window contains:
- the LOC117165732 gene encoding uncharacterized protein LOC117165732 isoform X2, with the protein MLRLLLLVAILGTSAFAYNGDLVEQECPVDCHCHYFRINWVTDCSESNLTSIPIDELSPNIYVLDMNGNNIVQVGPFPHSIKLRRLQMAHNRLTELKYESFAGLNYLLEADFSSNAISHVDPEAFRDSPGLISLELQNNPLGEVEGPFLNCRTLLYLDLNSCGIHHLNTEFFYNTTNLNKLDLSHNSLGQIKPGPFDHLTNLEYLKLNACNLTHISPDVFAHLENLRELEMAENDLHTLSWTNVLAPLIRLEYLNIKKTNITNLPGDAFAKNLYLRQLVLANNELCHLDVGNTLGHNLHSLQSLDLSNCNLQDRLSEEAFKNASKLRVLNLSNNPMFANELTAVLRHLPKLHKLSLSNCSLQRLPNTFHVFEHLEELDISHNPLSDAFGSLLNPLESLEYLDMSFCNLGHLGNNTFAHMTSLKKLILSGNKLHTLEEGLFANLTRLESLELNNCDLKTPIDPKVFGDRVSTDIIELKLSGNALEVPQDGPLLPTQLSNLEMLDLSNCSLEHLNENLFSTTRSLTQLNLSNNSISGTENLASLKKLEMLEHLDLSNNSLNSIYPRVFRSNPRLLSVNLLSNPFVCNCFITEMWDWAIQVKNDLHVLVGSQPANFETGGVKLRKSLSCTYDDETYRKIMEQARTSSEPRRPRKGDLTPARTWAKYVRESNCGRSS; encoded by the exons ATGTTGAGACTACTTTTATTAGTAGCCATTCTTGGTACATCGGCATTTGCCTATAATGGCGATCTGGTGGAACAAGAGTGTCCTGTAGACTGTCATTGTCATTATTTTCGCATCAACTGGGTGACCGACTGCTCCGAAAGCAATTTAACTAGCATACCGATTGACGAGCTCAGCCCGAACATTTACGTTCTAGATATGAACGGTAATAATATCGTACAGGTCGGTCCATTTCCACATTCGATCAAGCTAAGGCGTCTTCAGATGGCACATAATCGATTGACTGAGCTCAAGTATGAATCTTTTGCTGGATTAAATTATCTACTGGAGGCGGACTTTTCATCAAACGCGATCTCTCATGTCGATCCCGAGGCATTTAG GGACAGTCCTGGTCTAATTTCGCTGGAGCTTCAGAACAATCCTTTGGGCGAGGTGGAAGGTCCTTTCTTAAATTGTCGCACTCTGCTCTACCTCGATCTGAACTCGTGTGGCATCCATCACTTGAATACGGAATTCTTTTACAATACTACGAACCTAAATAAACTCGACTTATCCCATAATTCACTCGGACAGATCAAGCCCGGTCCATTTGATCACCTCACTAATCTGGAATATCTGAAGTTAAACGCTTGCAACTTAACCCACATCTCTCCAGATGTGTTTGCACATTTGGAAAACCTTCGAGAACTCGAAATGGCGGAAAATGATCTACATACATTGAGCTGGACAAACGTATTAGCACCTCTGATTCGTCTTGAATACTTAAACATCAAAAAGACTAATATCACCAATTTGCCAGGCGATGCTTTTGCAAAGAATTTGTACCTCAGGCAGTTGGTGCTTGCTAATAACGAATTGTGCCATTTGGATGTTGGAAACACGCTGGGCCATAATCTCCACAGTCTTCAATCGTTAGATTTATCGAATTGCAATTTACAAGATCGTCTATCGGAAGAAGCTTTTAAAAACGCTAGCAAACTACGTGTATTAAACTTGAGCAACAATCCAATGTTCGCTAATGAATTGACAGCCGTGTTGCGTCATTTGCCAAAGCTTCACAAGCTTTCGTTAAGTAATTGTAGCCTGCAACGTCTGCCTAATACGTTCCACGTATTCGAACACCTGGAGGAGCTAGATATCTCGCATAATCCTTTGTCAGATGCGTTTGGTAGTTTATTAAATCCACTGGAatcattagaatatttagatatGTCTTTTTGTAATCTTGGTCATCTTGGAAATAACACATTCGCTCATATGACTTCgctaaagaaattaatattatccGGAAACAAGTTGCATACCCTGGAAGAGGGATTGTTCGCGAACTTGACGAGATTGGAGAGTTTAGAACTGAACAACTGTGACCTGAAGACTCCCATCGACCCCAAGGTGTTCGGCGACCGAGTCAGTACCGACATTATCGAACTCAAGCTCAGTGGAAACGCTCTGGAAGTACCTCAGGATGGTCCCCTGCTTCCAACACAATTATCCAATCTCGAAATGCTAGATTTAAGTAACTGCAGCTTGGAACATTTGAATGAAAACCTCTTTTCTACAACTAGGAGTCTGACCCAATTAAACTTATCCAATAACAGTATTTCTGGCACGGAGAATCTGGCCTCTCTGAAGAAGCTAGAAATGCTGGAACACCTAGATCTCAGCAACAACAGTTTGAACTCTATCTATCCACGAGTATTCAGGTCGAATCCACGTCTGTTGTCGGTCAATTTGCTGAGCAATCCATTCGTGTGCAATTGCTTCATCACGGAGATGTGGGACTGGGCGATACAGGTGAAGAACGATCTGCACGTGCTAGTGGGCAGTCAGCCGGCGAATTTCGAAACTGGTGGAGTGAAACTGAGAAAGAGTTTATCTTGTACCTATGACGACGAGACTTATCGCAAAATCA
- the LOC117165732 gene encoding uncharacterized protein LOC117165732 isoform X1 — MGRKDTLLFRYPVFTKMLRLLLLVAILGTSAFAYNGDLVEQECPVDCHCHYFRINWVTDCSESNLTSIPIDELSPNIYVLDMNGNNIVQVGPFPHSIKLRRLQMAHNRLTELKYESFAGLNYLLEADFSSNAISHVDPEAFRDSPGLISLELQNNPLGEVEGPFLNCRTLLYLDLNSCGIHHLNTEFFYNTTNLNKLDLSHNSLGQIKPGPFDHLTNLEYLKLNACNLTHISPDVFAHLENLRELEMAENDLHTLSWTNVLAPLIRLEYLNIKKTNITNLPGDAFAKNLYLRQLVLANNELCHLDVGNTLGHNLHSLQSLDLSNCNLQDRLSEEAFKNASKLRVLNLSNNPMFANELTAVLRHLPKLHKLSLSNCSLQRLPNTFHVFEHLEELDISHNPLSDAFGSLLNPLESLEYLDMSFCNLGHLGNNTFAHMTSLKKLILSGNKLHTLEEGLFANLTRLESLELNNCDLKTPIDPKVFGDRVSTDIIELKLSGNALEVPQDGPLLPTQLSNLEMLDLSNCSLEHLNENLFSTTRSLTQLNLSNNSISGTENLASLKKLEMLEHLDLSNNSLNSIYPRVFRSNPRLLSVNLLSNPFVCNCFITEMWDWAIQVKNDLHVLVGSQPANFETGGVKLRKSLSCTYDDETYRKIMEQARTSSEPRRPRKGDLTPARTWAKYVRESNCGRSS, encoded by the exons ATGGGAAGGAAGGATACGCTACTTTTCCG atATCCCGTGTTTACCAAGATGTTGAGACTACTTTTATTAGTAGCCATTCTTGGTACATCGGCATTTGCCTATAATGGCGATCTGGTGGAACAAGAGTGTCCTGTAGACTGTCATTGTCATTATTTTCGCATCAACTGGGTGACCGACTGCTCCGAAAGCAATTTAACTAGCATACCGATTGACGAGCTCAGCCCGAACATTTACGTTCTAGATATGAACGGTAATAATATCGTACAGGTCGGTCCATTTCCACATTCGATCAAGCTAAGGCGTCTTCAGATGGCACATAATCGATTGACTGAGCTCAAGTATGAATCTTTTGCTGGATTAAATTATCTACTGGAGGCGGACTTTTCATCAAACGCGATCTCTCATGTCGATCCCGAGGCATTTAG GGACAGTCCTGGTCTAATTTCGCTGGAGCTTCAGAACAATCCTTTGGGCGAGGTGGAAGGTCCTTTCTTAAATTGTCGCACTCTGCTCTACCTCGATCTGAACTCGTGTGGCATCCATCACTTGAATACGGAATTCTTTTACAATACTACGAACCTAAATAAACTCGACTTATCCCATAATTCACTCGGACAGATCAAGCCCGGTCCATTTGATCACCTCACTAATCTGGAATATCTGAAGTTAAACGCTTGCAACTTAACCCACATCTCTCCAGATGTGTTTGCACATTTGGAAAACCTTCGAGAACTCGAAATGGCGGAAAATGATCTACATACATTGAGCTGGACAAACGTATTAGCACCTCTGATTCGTCTTGAATACTTAAACATCAAAAAGACTAATATCACCAATTTGCCAGGCGATGCTTTTGCAAAGAATTTGTACCTCAGGCAGTTGGTGCTTGCTAATAACGAATTGTGCCATTTGGATGTTGGAAACACGCTGGGCCATAATCTCCACAGTCTTCAATCGTTAGATTTATCGAATTGCAATTTACAAGATCGTCTATCGGAAGAAGCTTTTAAAAACGCTAGCAAACTACGTGTATTAAACTTGAGCAACAATCCAATGTTCGCTAATGAATTGACAGCCGTGTTGCGTCATTTGCCAAAGCTTCACAAGCTTTCGTTAAGTAATTGTAGCCTGCAACGTCTGCCTAATACGTTCCACGTATTCGAACACCTGGAGGAGCTAGATATCTCGCATAATCCTTTGTCAGATGCGTTTGGTAGTTTATTAAATCCACTGGAatcattagaatatttagatatGTCTTTTTGTAATCTTGGTCATCTTGGAAATAACACATTCGCTCATATGACTTCgctaaagaaattaatattatccGGAAACAAGTTGCATACCCTGGAAGAGGGATTGTTCGCGAACTTGACGAGATTGGAGAGTTTAGAACTGAACAACTGTGACCTGAAGACTCCCATCGACCCCAAGGTGTTCGGCGACCGAGTCAGTACCGACATTATCGAACTCAAGCTCAGTGGAAACGCTCTGGAAGTACCTCAGGATGGTCCCCTGCTTCCAACACAATTATCCAATCTCGAAATGCTAGATTTAAGTAACTGCAGCTTGGAACATTTGAATGAAAACCTCTTTTCTACAACTAGGAGTCTGACCCAATTAAACTTATCCAATAACAGTATTTCTGGCACGGAGAATCTGGCCTCTCTGAAGAAGCTAGAAATGCTGGAACACCTAGATCTCAGCAACAACAGTTTGAACTCTATCTATCCACGAGTATTCAGGTCGAATCCACGTCTGTTGTCGGTCAATTTGCTGAGCAATCCATTCGTGTGCAATTGCTTCATCACGGAGATGTGGGACTGGGCGATACAGGTGAAGAACGATCTGCACGTGCTAGTGGGCAGTCAGCCGGCGAATTTCGAAACTGGTGGAGTGAAACTGAGAAAGAGTTTATCTTGTACCTATGACGACGAGACTTATCGCAAAATCA